In the genome of Fulvivirga maritima, one region contains:
- a CDS encoding SusC/RagA family TonB-linked outer membrane protein encodes MKQNLLKPVKATEASSYHDGKVQALIKPLLIILTMMFFAQVSQAQNVVSGTVVSGTDQMGMPGVSVLVKGTSTGVITDGDGKYSVNVKNENTVLVFSFIGYKTQEVTVNGRSTIDISLEEDINQLDEVVVVGYGTQKKSEVTSAVASVKSEDFTTGAMRDASELIKGKVAGLNITNGSGDPSASANISLRGVSTLEGSTAPLVLIDGVPGSFNTVAPADIVSIDVLKDASAAAIYGTRGANGVILITTKGGKRDTPATITYSHYSAISKQFNQPDFLTASEYLEYAEEFNFRNNFIEEAETYGGEISDTDWLDEISRTGYIQNHNLMIQGGTESSTYSASVNYMDQDGVFKGSDNEELRVNLNLSQFFFDDKLKISVNFLRGTQKTGSLGDGQSFNSLIYRNALMRNPLLKIKDDNDDWIETSRLQYINPVGMLEETEGELTNNWTRFTSNISLFLLDNWETNLMLSTDRSNNFRGYYETSKHYNSVTSSNRAGFASRADDQLRTDYMELTSKYSQSFGKHNISFLAGYSYQYNINEGGWVNNFDFPTDTYSYHNITAGRALLRGEARMDSYKNDNTLVGFFGRVKYGFDGRFDLLASVRREASSKFGDNYKWGTFPSVSAGWTISNESFMDGLGSVSFLKLRAGYGVTGVIPSESGLSQPLLSYYGDYFFNGGTWINALEAISNPNPNLKWERSGEVNIGVDFGLLDGRISGSIDFYNKKTKDLLWRYPVPQPPNVYSETLANVGEMQNKGIEILLEAIPVRSNDFQWNTTLTFSHNKNELISLSNDLYEIEGDFVNTYGIGDPISMASHRLEPGKAVGNFWGLKSVDINEDGLWVIELPNGERQVMEDNAFSIDENKQYLGNGIPKYRAGWTNAFKYKNFDLSVVLNGAFGFQLMNQQRMFYENPNINYNVLKSAMDDVYGKRRLGYLSQTYVSYYIEDADYVKVENATLGYSVNMSKVKFINSLRFYLSGSNLAIITDYKGSDPEVPRNDLLIQGIDNRDKFPSVRTYTLGVNVNF; translated from the coding sequence ATGAAACAAAACTTACTTAAACCGGTGAAGGCAACGGAGGCTTCATCTTACCATGATGGTAAGGTGCAAGCTTTGATTAAGCCTTTGCTGATCATTTTAACAATGATGTTTTTTGCGCAGGTTTCTCAGGCACAAAATGTGGTATCTGGTACTGTAGTTTCTGGTACAGATCAAATGGGTATGCCGGGAGTTTCGGTATTAGTAAAAGGTACTAGTACCGGTGTAATTACAGATGGCGACGGAAAGTATTCTGTAAATGTAAAGAATGAGAATACAGTTTTGGTATTCTCCTTTATAGGCTATAAAACACAAGAAGTAACAGTAAACGGCCGCAGCACCATAGATATTAGCTTGGAAGAAGACATCAACCAGCTAGATGAAGTAGTAGTGGTGGGGTATGGTACTCAGAAGAAGTCTGAAGTAACCAGTGCCGTTGCTAGTGTAAAGTCTGAAGATTTTACTACCGGAGCTATGAGGGATGCCTCAGAGTTAATTAAAGGCAAAGTGGCTGGGCTTAACATTACTAATGGATCAGGAGATCCATCAGCCTCGGCTAATATATCGCTACGTGGTGTGTCTACGCTTGAGGGTTCTACGGCTCCGTTGGTATTAATAGACGGTGTGCCAGGTAGCTTTAATACAGTTGCACCGGCAGATATTGTCTCTATTGACGTGCTTAAAGATGCTTCTGCCGCAGCTATTTATGGTACTAGAGGTGCTAATGGGGTAATTCTAATTACTACAAAAGGAGGAAAAAGAGATACTCCTGCCACTATTACTTACTCTCATTATTCAGCTATTTCGAAACAATTTAATCAACCTGATTTCTTGACTGCTAGTGAATATTTAGAGTACGCTGAAGAGTTTAATTTCCGAAATAACTTTATAGAGGAGGCAGAAACTTATGGTGGTGAAATATCGGATACAGATTGGCTTGATGAAATAAGTAGAACAGGCTATATTCAGAATCATAACCTGATGATTCAAGGAGGTACTGAATCTTCTACCTATTCTGCCAGTGTTAATTATATGGATCAGGATGGAGTATTTAAAGGGTCTGATAATGAGGAGTTAAGAGTTAACTTGAATTTAAGTCAATTCTTTTTTGATGATAAATTAAAAATAAGTGTCAATTTTTTAAGAGGAACTCAAAAAACAGGATCCTTAGGTGATGGGCAATCTTTTAATTCTTTAATATATAGGAATGCTTTAATGCGTAATCCATTACTGAAAATTAAAGATGATAATGATGATTGGATAGAAACCTCACGTCTGCAATACATTAATCCGGTAGGAATGTTAGAAGAGACTGAAGGGGAACTCACTAACAATTGGACAAGATTTACCTCTAATATATCCCTGTTTTTACTTGATAATTGGGAAACTAATTTAATGTTGTCTACTGACAGAAGTAACAATTTTAGGGGCTATTATGAGACTAGCAAACACTATAATTCAGTTACTAGTTCAAATAGGGCTGGCTTTGCCTCCAGAGCTGATGATCAACTCCGTACAGATTATATGGAGTTAACTTCAAAATATTCTCAAAGTTTTGGAAAACATAATATTAGTTTTCTAGCAGGGTATAGTTATCAATATAATATAAACGAAGGCGGATGGGTTAATAACTTTGATTTCCCTACAGATACATATAGTTATCATAATATAACAGCAGGAAGAGCCCTATTACGTGGAGAGGCAAGAATGGATAGTTATAAAAATGATAATACCCTTGTTGGATTTTTTGGAAGGGTAAAATACGGTTTTGATGGCAGGTTCGATTTGTTAGCTAGTGTAAGGAGAGAGGCTTCTTCTAAATTTGGTGATAATTATAAATGGGGAACATTTCCTTCAGTATCAGCAGGTTGGACCATAAGTAATGAGTCATTCATGGATGGTCTTGGCTCAGTTAGCTTTTTGAAGCTACGAGCTGGTTATGGTGTTACTGGAGTAATTCCATCAGAATCTGGTTTGTCTCAGCCATTACTTTCTTACTATGGGGATTATTTCTTTAATGGAGGTACTTGGATAAATGCCTTAGAGGCAATAAGCAATCCGAATCCAAATTTGAAGTGGGAGCGATCAGGAGAGGTTAATATAGGAGTGGATTTTGGATTATTAGATGGTAGAATTAGTGGTAGCATTGATTTCTACAATAAGAAAACTAAAGACTTATTATGGAGGTACCCAGTACCCCAGCCACCAAATGTATACTCTGAGACATTAGCAAATGTGGGCGAGATGCAAAATAAAGGGATAGAAATATTATTAGAAGCTATACCTGTTAGGTCGAATGATTTTCAATGGAATACTACTCTCACCTTTTCTCATAATAAAAATGAGCTAATTTCTTTGTCTAATGATTTGTATGAGATAGAAGGAGACTTTGTTAATACTTATGGCATTGGAGATCCTATTTCAATGGCTTCACACAGGTTGGAGCCAGGTAAAGCCGTGGGGAATTTCTGGGGGCTTAAGTCTGTAGATATTAACGAAGATGGGTTATGGGTAATTGAATTGCCTAATGGTGAAAGACAAGTAATGGAGGATAATGCCTTTTCTATAGACGAAAATAAACAGTACTTAGGAAATGGTATTCCAAAATATAGAGCAGGGTGGACTAATGCTTTCAAGTATAAAAATTTTGATTTAAGTGTGGTTTTAAATGGTGCTTTTGGATTCCAACTTATGAACCAGCAAAGGATGTTCTATGAAAACCCTAACATTAATTACAATGTATTGAAATCGGCCATGGATGATGTCTATGGAAAGAGAAGGTTAGGGTATTTAAGCCAGACCTATGTTAGTTATTATATTGAAGATGCAGACTATGTAAAAGTGGAAAATGCCACCTTAGGGTATTCAGTGAATATGTCCAAAGTGAAATTTATCAATTCTCTAAGATTTTATTTATCAGGATCAAATTTAGCCATTATTACAGATTACAAAGGGTCTGATCCTGAAGTGCCTAGAAATGATCTTTTAATACAAGGTATAGATAATAGGGATAAGTTCCCATCTGTCAGAACCTATACTTTAGGTGTTAATGTAAACTTCTAA
- a CDS encoding DUF4859 domain-containing protein — protein sequence MKNIKYYFLALLVLFMASCNEELEVDEAASEMPEETDLAFDHYGFQTAKLITTEEAQSYNTVIKYAEESALTVQIAVDSSLLNSYNALYGTEYQVLSPEYYSLPASVNLEQEETDLEIVFQSSALMEDLGIEEASNLVLPIKLIAQDNGDLQVNDQMTQLLIHVGLEVPTVSFTTYEYRVAAYDTTELASMSITGYYNMSEIDVEEMSWEISEENVDVYNNAQGTEYPILPVANYSFNSVSVNQEEQSISFDFDLNATGLSLGTYLLPVSFSSDEYEVDMDTDYTYFLVTINQSALDFVATYEFSVAQPADNEYTALPIELNIEEVATALGVSVDDLEGNLTVVGITPEGGLYSGDYTASNGFWYTGEGEIISYGEEGSALYVEYIEDNEVFNIGQFPDAASDLDEYHAYLALSYEGRYVRYNFNLTILPDFVATYDFSVDQPVQTGYETTAINFDFAELASHFGTTEDELRAGYTLYSLSEAGYFTDVQTANNGFWYADNGEVVNYGTEGCSLFVEYSTGEDGLFTIGQFESGNDLGDSFNVSILLRYEQQMARFNFTLNIEE from the coding sequence ATGAAAAATATAAAATATTACTTTTTAGCACTTCTGGTGCTGTTTATGGCGAGTTGTAATGAAGAGCTAGAAGTGGATGAAGCAGCTTCAGAAATGCCTGAGGAAACTGATTTGGCCTTTGACCACTATGGTTTTCAAACGGCAAAGTTAATAACTACTGAAGAGGCACAAAGCTATAATACAGTCATTAAATACGCAGAAGAATCAGCTCTAACAGTGCAGATAGCGGTAGACAGTTCCCTGTTAAATAGTTATAATGCCTTATACGGAACTGAATATCAGGTGCTCTCTCCTGAGTATTATTCATTACCAGCATCCGTAAATCTTGAGCAAGAAGAAACCGATTTGGAAATTGTCTTTCAATCTTCTGCTCTTATGGAGGATTTAGGCATAGAAGAAGCGAGCAATTTGGTACTGCCCATAAAACTCATAGCTCAGGATAATGGAGACTTGCAAGTAAATGACCAGATGACACAATTATTGATTCATGTTGGGTTAGAAGTGCCAACGGTGTCCTTTACTACCTATGAGTATCGAGTAGCTGCTTATGATACTACTGAGCTGGCAAGTATGAGTATTACGGGGTATTATAATATGTCAGAAATTGATGTTGAAGAGATGAGCTGGGAAATTTCTGAAGAAAATGTAGATGTTTATAATAATGCTCAAGGTACCGAATACCCTATATTACCAGTTGCTAACTATAGCTTCAATTCAGTATCTGTAAATCAAGAAGAACAGTCTATAAGTTTTGATTTTGATCTGAATGCAACAGGTTTAAGCCTTGGAACCTACTTATTACCTGTCAGTTTTTCATCTGATGAGTATGAAGTTGATATGGATACTGATTATACTTATTTCCTGGTTACTATAAATCAGTCTGCTCTTGATTTTGTAGCGACTTATGAATTTTCTGTAGCTCAGCCAGCCGATAATGAATATACAGCATTACCAATAGAATTAAATATTGAAGAGGTAGCTACTGCCCTTGGAGTATCTGTAGATGACTTAGAAGGAAACTTAACAGTAGTCGGTATTACTCCTGAAGGAGGGTTGTATTCTGGTGATTATACTGCAAGTAATGGTTTTTGGTATACCGGTGAAGGTGAGATAATAAGCTATGGAGAAGAGGGCAGTGCGTTGTATGTAGAGTATATAGAGGATAATGAAGTATTTAATATTGGCCAATTTCCTGATGCTGCTAGTGATTTAGATGAATACCATGCCTATTTGGCACTTAGCTATGAGGGGCGATATGTACGCTACAATTTCAATTTAACCATTTTGCCTGATTTTGTAGCAACTTATGATTTTTCGGTAGATCAGCCAGTTCAAACCGGTTATGAGACCACGGCGATTAATTTTGACTTTGCTGAATTGGCCAGTCACTTTGGTACTACAGAAGATGAGCTCAGGGCTGGATATACATTGTATAGCTTAAGCGAAGCAGGATATTTTACAGATGTGCAGACTGCTAATAATGGCTTTTGGTATGCTGACAATGGTGAGGTAGTTAATTATGGAACGGAAGGCTGTTCATTGTTTGTGGAGTATTCCACCGGAGAAGACGGTTTGTTTACTATAGGACAGTTTGAGTCGGGTAATGACCTTGGCGATTCATTTAATGTCTCCATACTCTTGCGCTATGAGCAGCAAATGGCAAGATTTAACTTCACCCTCAATATAGAAGAATAA
- a CDS encoding fasciclin domain-containing protein: MKLTNKLYLLVLMLFSMSFLACYDDYLTDGGTATAETELTAYECLQQNQYQMFDTLIQIIDRLELQDEINNAGTFFAPTDYSIERYLTSRTDTLRDQTNVEDTVFTLNNMLDEIQPEELLQYVFNEPITLEAASTSGDLYTTEGGTEITIKRIMTTEDQYYVYSDSPVYFLYYCKEGMEEERCQTTGVRTQNGNGVILHTLNYQHVFGLFSEESED, translated from the coding sequence ATGAAATTAACAAATAAACTATATCTATTGGTCTTGATGCTTTTTAGCATGTCATTCCTGGCTTGTTATGATGATTACCTCACAGATGGAGGCACTGCTACGGCAGAGACCGAGCTTACGGCCTATGAGTGCTTGCAGCAGAATCAATATCAAATGTTTGATACTTTAATTCAAATCATTGACCGGTTAGAACTGCAAGATGAAATAAATAATGCAGGGACATTTTTCGCCCCTACTGACTATAGTATAGAGCGGTATCTTACCTCCAGAACGGATACTTTAAGAGACCAAACTAATGTAGAAGATACCGTTTTTACACTTAATAATATGCTGGATGAAATTCAGCCTGAAGAGCTTCTTCAGTATGTGTTTAATGAACCTATTACGTTAGAAGCAGCCAGCACCTCTGGTGATTTATATACTACAGAAGGTGGCACGGAGATTACCATTAAAAGAATTATGACCACAGAGGATCAATACTATGTATACTCAGATTCTCCTGTTTATTTCTTGTATTACTGTAAAGAGGGGATGGAAGAAGAGCGCTGTCAGACTACAGGGGTAAGGACTCAAAATGGTAACGGAGTTATACTGCATACTTTAAATTATCAACATGTCTTTGGGCTGTTCTCAGAAGAGTCTGAAGATTAA
- a CDS encoding RagB/SusD family nutrient uptake outer membrane protein: protein MKKDRKLYKLQRLVICFLLIVSGSCSDFLDEDPISDVADQTFWNNEEEANSGVAGCYSQLRKTLNSALAYYAYGDLPTDVFASDRDIVDYNYVQEVDWGLAVAATETNAIMYRLRNFQYFYATIRQANLCLARIPTIPEDNFADYDAAFNQFMGEAYFVRAFSYFYMARVWGDVPIINDNTVDVVDLNDYYRDDKERVIAKAIEDCQAALTHLSWEYLNAEDVAVRANAGAAWTLLANIYAWQGDYENCERAAEMVLSSGNYSYVDRNDYLDIFSGQSSESIFEIAQNADNEANAASAGGISNYLLRDDYLTTVTDATLWPFDTLTLRQTLFNDENDLRRTEGFWQFDDDYPVLLKYANIDYSTDTYALGFNNIVIFRLAGIALLQAEAQAAQQKYAQARQTLDYIRGLAGIEPSEAPDSELFEAIIDERGRELFMEGHRFYDLVRLAREKNIFKFGSSDSDKISEAEFQEGKYYWPVQPSIMEVNPLLVQTEYWRSEME, encoded by the coding sequence ATGAAAAAAGATAGAAAATTATATAAGTTGCAACGCTTGGTCATCTGCTTTCTGCTTATTGTGAGTGGTTCATGTTCAGATTTTTTGGATGAAGACCCCATAAGTGATGTGGCAGACCAAACCTTTTGGAATAATGAAGAAGAGGCAAACTCCGGTGTAGCAGGTTGCTATTCTCAACTCAGGAAAACGCTCAACAGTGCTTTAGCATATTATGCTTATGGAGACTTACCTACTGATGTATTTGCTTCAGATAGAGATATAGTAGACTATAACTATGTGCAGGAAGTAGACTGGGGATTGGCTGTAGCCGCTACAGAAACCAATGCCATTATGTACAGGCTAAGAAATTTTCAGTATTTCTATGCTACCATCCGTCAGGCAAATCTTTGTTTAGCGCGTATACCTACTATTCCGGAAGATAATTTTGCTGATTATGATGCGGCCTTTAATCAGTTTATGGGTGAGGCCTATTTTGTGCGTGCATTTTCATACTTCTACATGGCTCGGGTTTGGGGTGATGTACCTATCATTAATGATAACACTGTAGATGTAGTGGATCTGAATGACTATTACCGTGATGATAAAGAACGCGTAATAGCCAAAGCTATTGAAGATTGTCAGGCTGCCTTGACTCACCTGAGCTGGGAATACTTAAATGCTGAAGATGTGGCGGTGAGAGCAAATGCAGGAGCGGCCTGGACACTACTGGCTAATATCTATGCATGGCAAGGAGACTATGAAAATTGCGAAAGAGCGGCTGAAATGGTGCTTAGCAGTGGTAATTACTCTTATGTAGATAGAAATGATTATCTGGATATATTTAGTGGTCAATCTTCAGAATCAATTTTTGAAATAGCCCAAAATGCAGACAATGAAGCTAATGCAGCCTCAGCAGGAGGAATAAGTAACTACCTACTGAGAGATGATTATCTTACCACAGTTACGGATGCTACCCTTTGGCCATTTGATACTCTTACGCTTAGGCAGACCTTGTTTAATGATGAGAATGACTTGCGCAGAACGGAAGGCTTTTGGCAGTTTGATGATGACTATCCTGTGCTTCTCAAATATGCTAACATAGATTATTCTACAGATACCTATGCTTTGGGTTTTAATAATATCGTCATTTTCAGATTGGCGGGTATAGCTCTATTGCAAGCAGAGGCACAAGCTGCTCAGCAAAAATATGCACAAGCACGTCAAACGCTGGATTATATACGAGGCCTGGCAGGTATTGAGCCATCAGAAGCTCCTGATAGTGAACTGTTTGAAGCCATAATAGATGAGCGAGGTAGGGAGCTGTTTATGGAAGGTCATAGATTTTATGATCTGGTGCGGCTAGCCCGAGAAAAGAACATCTTTAAGTTTGGTTCTAGCGATTCTGACAAAATTAGTGAAGCAGAATTTCAGGAAGGTAAGTATTACTGGCCTGTACAGCCTTCTATTATGGAGGTGAATCCACTCTTGGTACAAACAGAGTACTGGAGATCAGAAATGGAATAA
- a CDS encoding SusC/RagA family TonB-linked outer membrane protein yields MKQLLRSPSRVKVPREHSSEESVGGNGYYKYVKSLHLIRVFLLLIGVLFYSLSYSQTAISGKVTSADGEELPGVTVLVKGTSKGTITDVSGNFNIKVSSPENVLVFSIIGFKRQEIVVGNQSVINVALEEQVKNLDEVTVVAVGYQNMDRKKVTAAMTSVSSQQIENVPYSSVDQILSGKVAGLTSLSTSGEPGANTIVNIRGSNSVSLGGVSYPLYVIDGMIYNVNDMPSAYGNNPLTAINPNDIESIDVLKDASAAAIYGSRGANGVIIIKTKRGTISDKPQINVNFYAGVGVKPTLRNVITGSDERDLKLDMIYNNFGTMDHENFNMMLTDSLNGSFNNNRDWQDIFVQNSMLYNGDASISGSFKDNQYRVSLGYYNEEGVMIGYSLTRVSPRVYLSLNPKKRINFTVDIAPSFVDIKHGYGDGSNFPFSTWNFPSSLWYLTDEEVDTYRGQIGNLDDDKTTTIMSNAKLNIDLYEGLMFTSSFSQTYRNNRRDYLYSHLINGNDYDIAQNWDYETSRWEVENYFTYSRLIGDHNFSFILGQQASRQQNKRTYAYGNGVLANTIYSVSPGIGLYSETYSEQRGRLGFFGRANYDFKGKYLFSSSYRRDASSRYNEAKRWADFYSVSAGWIVSEEPFFMPLTNVINSFKIRASYGVTGNDPSYYYARYNLLGSNATYYTSSFGFNNGATATTYNGTTAISPNYENIASDRNVTWERYPQVNIGADLSLLNNRVNLQVDWYSRDSEDLFFNNMTAPVTSGYNYYSGNAVGLRNTGVEFTLNTTNLNPKGPLQWNTTLVLGINENYITELPNGGKDLTVGQPWMQYTLTVGQPLFQYRVWQMDGVYTSDEAVPTDPLTGDKMTYYGNTIRAGDPIYVDQNGDYNIDANDKIYGGDPNSEITGGLTNTFTYKNWSLSILCSFILGREVWNGYTSDRLNGSRSDTPWTAWGPYATLGIVGDIDYYRGPGDEEADYGSLTNVRLDRFHIANENFIENGSFFRIKNISLGYKLPDTFGNKIGLSGLRVYGMVDNVLLITDSTLPDPEAVGADGYSNGSTYPLAMKFTLGLTASF; encoded by the coding sequence ATGAAACAACTTCTACGAAGCCCGTCCCGGGTTAAAGTACCCAGGGAACATTCTTCTGAAGAGAGTGTAGGTGGAAATGGCTATTACAAATATGTGAAGTCTTTACACTTAATCAGGGTCTTTTTATTATTGATAGGCGTATTATTCTACAGCCTGTCATATTCTCAAACTGCAATTTCAGGAAAAGTTACTTCTGCCGATGGTGAGGAACTACCTGGCGTTACCGTTTTGGTGAAGGGAACCTCTAAAGGTACCATCACTGATGTATCCGGTAATTTTAATATCAAAGTGAGCTCACCGGAAAATGTTCTGGTGTTTAGCATTATTGGTTTTAAGAGGCAGGAAATTGTAGTGGGTAATCAGTCTGTAATTAATGTGGCGCTTGAAGAGCAGGTTAAAAATTTAGATGAGGTTACTGTGGTGGCTGTCGGCTATCAGAATATGGATCGTAAGAAAGTAACAGCGGCCATGACCAGTGTATCATCTCAGCAGATTGAGAATGTGCCTTACAGTTCAGTAGATCAGATACTTAGTGGAAAGGTGGCCGGACTTACTTCGCTGAGTACATCAGGTGAGCCAGGAGCCAATACCATTGTAAATATCAGGGGCTCCAATAGTGTTTCGCTAGGAGGGGTGAGTTACCCACTGTATGTTATTGACGGTATGATTTATAATGTTAATGACATGCCCAGTGCCTATGGTAATAACCCGCTTACTGCCATTAACCCAAATGATATTGAGTCTATAGATGTATTGAAAGATGCTTCTGCAGCTGCTATCTATGGTTCCAGAGGAGCTAATGGTGTTATTATTATTAAAACCAAGCGTGGCACTATAAGCGACAAACCTCAAATCAATGTTAATTTTTATGCTGGTGTAGGCGTAAAACCCACATTGAGAAATGTAATTACAGGCTCTGATGAGCGTGATTTAAAGTTAGATATGATCTATAATAACTTCGGTACTATGGATCATGAAAACTTTAACATGATGCTCACTGATAGCTTGAATGGCTCTTTTAATAATAACAGAGACTGGCAAGATATTTTTGTGCAGAATAGTATGCTCTATAATGGAGATGCTAGTATTAGTGGTTCATTTAAAGATAACCAATACAGAGTATCGTTAGGTTATTATAATGAGGAAGGTGTAATGATCGGTTATTCTTTAACGAGGGTATCGCCAAGAGTATACTTGTCTTTAAACCCTAAAAAGCGTATTAATTTTACGGTAGATATTGCTCCTTCTTTTGTAGATATTAAACACGGTTATGGAGATGGAAGCAACTTCCCATTCTCGACCTGGAACTTCCCTTCTTCATTATGGTATCTGACTGATGAAGAGGTAGATACATACAGAGGACAGATCGGAAATTTGGATGATGATAAAACTACTACCATCATGTCAAATGCTAAGCTGAATATTGATTTATATGAAGGCTTAATGTTTACCAGTTCTTTCTCGCAGACTTATAGAAATAACCGCAGAGATTATTTATATAGTCACTTGATTAATGGTAACGATTATGATATAGCTCAGAATTGGGATTATGAAACCAGCCGATGGGAGGTAGAGAATTACTTTACGTATTCACGACTTATAGGAGATCATAACTTCTCATTTATTTTAGGTCAACAAGCATCTCGTCAGCAAAATAAAAGAACTTATGCCTATGGAAATGGCGTGCTCGCTAATACTATCTATAGTGTATCTCCAGGTATAGGCCTGTATTCAGAGACTTACTCAGAGCAAAGAGGTCGTTTAGGATTTTTTGGTAGAGCCAATTATGATTTCAAAGGCAAATATCTGTTCTCCTCTAGTTACAGAAGAGATGCTTCTTCCAGGTATAATGAAGCCAAGCGCTGGGCTGATTTCTATTCAGTATCTGCCGGGTGGATAGTGTCTGAAGAGCCGTTTTTCATGCCTTTGACTAATGTCATTAATAGCTTTAAGATCAGAGCTAGTTATGGAGTCACGGGTAATGATCCTTCATACTATTATGCTCGCTATAATTTATTGGGTAGTAATGCCACTTATTATACCTCTTCATTTGGTTTTAATAATGGTGCTACTGCTACTACCTATAATGGTACTACAGCTATTTCACCTAACTATGAGAATATTGCCAGCGATAGAAATGTAACCTGGGAGCGTTATCCGCAGGTAAATATTGGAGCTGATTTATCCTTGTTAAATAATAGGGTTAACCTTCAGGTAGATTGGTATTCGCGTGATTCTGAAGATTTATTCTTTAATAATATGACTGCACCTGTTACCTCTGGTTATAATTATTACAGTGGTAATGCCGTGGGGCTGAGAAATACTGGTGTGGAGTTTACGCTTAATACTACCAACCTTAATCCCAAAGGTCCGCTACAATGGAATACCACGCTGGTATTGGGTATTAATGAAAATTACATTACCGAGTTGCCTAATGGAGGAAAAGATCTTACTGTAGGTCAGCCTTGGATGCAATATACACTCACAGTTGGTCAGCCACTTTTCCAATATAGAGTGTGGCAAATGGATGGTGTTTATACCTCTGATGAGGCCGTGCCTACCGATCCACTTACCGGAGATAAGATGACTTATTATGGTAACACTATAAGAGCTGGAGACCCTATTTATGTAGATCAAAATGGTGATTATAACATAGATGCCAATGACAAAATATATGGAGGAGACCCTAACTCTGAAATTACAGGAGGTTTAACCAATACCTTCACTTACAAAAACTGGTCATTAAGCATACTTTGCTCATTTATTTTGGGTAGAGAAGTGTGGAATGGTTATACCTCAGACAGGCTTAATGGTAGCCGAAGTGATACTCCCTGGACTGCTTGGGGACCATATGCTACTTTAGGTATAGTGGGTGACATAGATTACTACCGTGGCCCCGGAGATGAAGAGGCCGACTACGGATCATTAACTAACGTGCGCTTAGACAGATTTCATATTGCCAATGAGAACTTTATAGAAAACGGTAGCTTTTTCCGCATAAAGAATATCTCCTTAGGCTATAAGTTGCCAGATACTTTTGGTAATAAGATTGGCTTATCTGGCCTTCGTGTGTATGGTATGGTAGACAATGTATTGCTTATTACAGATAGTACACTGCCTGATCCTGAGGCTGTGGGAGCAGATGGATATAGCAATGGTAGCACTTACCCACTGGCCATGAAATTTACACTTGGTCTAACTGCCAGTTTTTAA